One Methanohalophilus mahii DSM 5219 genomic window carries:
- the gmd gene encoding GDP-mannose 4,6-dehydratase, with protein MPKVALVTGITGQDGAYLAEFLLDKGYIVHGIKRRSSSFNTARIDHLYKDPHERNVNFFMHYGDLTDSTNLIRIIQETQPDEIYNLAAQSHVQVSFETPEYTANSDAIGSLRLLEAIRILGMEKKVKFYQASTSELYGKVQEIPQSETTPFYPRSPYAAAKLYAYWITINYREAYGMYACNGILFNHESPIRGETFVTRKITMAVANIKKGLQERLYLGNLDAKRDWGFAGDYVKAMWLMLQQDEPEDFVIATGETHSVREFVELAFREVGIDIEWKGEGVDEVGVDSETGNVLVEIDPAYYRPTEVELLLGNPSKAREKLGWNSNVGFEELVKMMVKGDMGKLL; from the coding sequence TTGCCAAAAGTTGCTTTGGTTACCGGAATTACAGGCCAGGACGGGGCCTACCTTGCGGAATTTTTACTGGATAAAGGCTACATCGTGCATGGAATAAAACGCAGATCTTCTTCATTCAACACCGCACGTATAGATCATCTTTACAAGGATCCGCATGAGAGGAATGTGAACTTCTTCATGCATTACGGGGACCTGACGGATTCCACCAATCTTATCCGGATCATTCAGGAAACCCAGCCGGATGAGATCTACAACCTTGCAGCCCAGAGTCATGTGCAGGTTTCCTTTGAGACTCCCGAGTATACTGCAAACTCAGATGCAATAGGTTCCCTGAGGCTTCTGGAGGCTATCCGAATCCTTGGTATGGAGAAAAAGGTGAAATTCTATCAGGCGTCTACCAGTGAACTTTACGGTAAGGTCCAGGAAATTCCCCAGAGTGAGACCACTCCTTTCTATCCGCGAAGTCCCTATGCTGCAGCGAAGTTGTATGCATACTGGATTACGATAAATTACCGGGAAGCCTATGGAATGTATGCGTGTAACGGGATACTTTTCAATCATGAATCCCCTATAAGAGGAGAGACTTTTGTCACAAGAAAGATCACAATGGCTGTAGCAAATATCAAGAAAGGTTTGCAGGAGAGGCTATATCTAGGTAATCTGGATGCCAAACGTGATTGGGGTTTTGCGGGAGATTATGTCAAAGCCATGTGGCTGATGCTGCAACAGGACGAACCAGAGGATTTCGTCATAGCAACAGGAGAGACCCATTCGGTCAGGGAATTTGTGGAACTTGCCTTCAGAGAAGTCGGGATTGATATTGAGTGGAAAGGTGAAGGTGTGGATGAAGTCGGTGTGGATAGTGAAACCGGAAATGTATTGGTGGAGATTGATCCAGCGTATTATAGACCGACCGAGGTGGAACTTTTGCTAGGGAATCCGAGCAAAGCCAGAGAGAAACTTGGCTGGAACTCAAATGTTGGTTTTGAGGAACTTGTCAAAATGATGGTAAAAGGGGATATGGGAAAACTTCTTTGA
- a CDS encoding flippase — protein sequence MLKSEGFKKYFFNTSWLFFEHIVRLVVALFVSVYVARYLGPDQYGLLNYSISFVALFSAIATLGLDQIVIRELVKDRNKRDSLLGTAFVLKVSGAVLAIAILAVGVQFTSNDLFTNLLIFIIAAGTLFQSMNVVDFYYQSKVQSKFSVQVKFWTIMGISLLKVYSIYIGAPLLWFAFLVLLENIILASGFFLIYNLKGLSIFSWHFDLDMAKSLLKSSWPLIFSGIFIGIYMKIDQVMLKEMVDTQAVGLYAAAVKLSEAWYFVPTVIMTSFYPAIIEGKKISDEIYYQRLELLYGTVVWLAILIALPITFLGDWVIQILYGIDYVGAASVLKIHIWAAVFVFIGVANSKWLIIENLEKFALYRTMIGALCNVVLNLMLIPKYGIEGAATATVISYFIAAYLSMLFIGPTQKNFWLSTKSFNLYILFKNLLRFLNERKI from the coding sequence GTGCTCAAATCTGAAGGGTTTAAAAAGTATTTTTTTAATACTTCCTGGCTTTTTTTTGAACACATTGTTAGACTTGTAGTTGCACTTTTTGTTAGTGTCTATGTTGCTCGATATTTGGGTCCCGATCAATATGGTTTACTCAATTACTCAATAAGTTTTGTAGCACTTTTTTCAGCTATTGCTACCCTCGGTTTGGACCAAATTGTGATAAGGGAGCTTGTGAAAGATAGGAATAAAAGAGATTCACTTCTCGGGACAGCTTTTGTACTCAAAGTATCGGGTGCGGTTTTGGCCATAGCGATTTTGGCTGTTGGTGTCCAATTCACATCCAATGATTTATTTACTAACCTGCTTATATTCATCATAGCAGCCGGGACCTTATTTCAATCTATGAATGTGGTGGATTTTTATTACCAGTCCAAAGTACAATCGAAATTTTCAGTACAGGTTAAGTTCTGGACAATCATGGGTATTTCCTTATTGAAAGTATATTCGATTTACATTGGTGCTCCTCTTTTATGGTTTGCATTCCTTGTTTTGCTGGAAAATATCATTTTAGCTAGCGGTTTTTTCCTAATTTATAATCTAAAAGGTCTGTCTATCTTTTCCTGGCACTTTGATTTGGATATGGCAAAGTCGCTACTCAAGAGTTCTTGGCCACTTATATTTTCAGGTATATTTATAGGTATATATATGAAAATTGATCAGGTAATGCTTAAAGAAATGGTAGATACTCAAGCTGTTGGATTATATGCAGCAGCTGTTAAATTGAGTGAAGCATGGTATTTTGTTCCTACTGTAATTATGACCTCTTTTTATCCAGCAATAATTGAAGGGAAAAAAATATCAGATGAAATATATTATCAAAGATTGGAACTTCTGTATGGAACTGTTGTTTGGCTTGCTATTTTGATAGCCCTTCCTATTACTTTTTTGGGCGATTGGGTAATTCAGATACTTTATGGAATTGACTATGTCGGTGCTGCATCTGTATTAAAAATACATATATGGGCTGCTGTATTTGTATTTATTGGTGTGGCAAATTCTAAATGGTTGATAATAGAAAATCTTGAGAAATTTGCACTTTATAGAACTATGATTGGTGCACTATGTAATGTTGTACTGAACCTGATGCTCATACCGAAATATGGAATTGAGGGAGCTGCAACAGCAACGGTAATTTCATATTTTATTGCTGCTTATTTGAGTATGTTATTCATTGGTCCCACTCAGAAAAACTTCTGGTTATCAACTAAATCTTTTAATTTGTATATTCTATTTAAAAACTTATTGAGGTTTCTAAATGAAAGAAAAATTTAA
- a CDS encoding FkbM family methyltransferase yields MKEKFNELIPSTIRKKVIKIYNYYWAHYSNDSYSQEGEDLILKKIFGDKKNGFYIDVGAHHPQRFSNTYYFYRQGWRGINIDAMPGSMYAFNRIRPDDLNLEIPISNKRDVLTYYSFEEPALNGFSVNLNVERAKKNKIISKTNMETKTLEEVLDLWFNSSEIDFLSIDVEGLDFQVLNSNNWTKYRPKVVLVESLKKSIENCYNDEMACYMKKNGYIIFAKTFNTVFFMETNFFNRRLNVDNEGE; encoded by the coding sequence ATGAAAGAAAAATTTAATGAATTAATTCCAAGTACAATACGCAAAAAAGTTATAAAAATTTATAACTATTATTGGGCTCACTATTCCAATGATTCATATTCCCAAGAAGGTGAGGATTTGATATTAAAGAAAATTTTTGGGGATAAAAAAAATGGTTTTTATATTGATGTAGGTGCGCATCATCCTCAGAGATTTTCAAATACATACTATTTTTACCGGCAGGGATGGAGAGGAATAAACATCGATGCTATGCCTGGAAGTATGTATGCGTTTAATAGGATAAGACCAGATGATCTAAATTTAGAAATTCCAATCTCCAACAAAAGAGATGTATTGACATATTATTCTTTTGAGGAACCAGCATTAAATGGTTTTTCTGTTAATTTGAATGTAGAAAGGGCTAAAAAAAATAAAATTATTTCTAAGACCAATATGGAAACAAAAACATTAGAGGAAGTATTGGATTTATGGTTCAACAGTAGTGAAATTGACTTTTTGTCAATTGATGTTGAAGGTTTGGATTTTCAGGTTTTAAATTCTAACAATTGGACGAAATATAGGCCGAAAGTTGTTTTGGTAGAATCATTAAAAAAATCTATTGAAAATTGCTATAATGATGAAATGGCTTGCTACATGAAAAAGAATGGCTATATTATATTTGCAAAAACTTTCAATACAGTTTTTTTTATGGAAACAAATTTTTTTAATCGGCGTTTAAATGTAGATAATGAGGGAGAATGA
- a CDS encoding sulfotransferase domain-containing protein has protein sequence MTFYDISPIVIISHRRSGTHWSIDTIRNNLVGVGSEYYNLDRIQKKNKYHLSIDEFMGNVEKCNGIPVLKSHMASDFTPFSGDEKQFVQDLLANSKIIYIYRDGRDVLTSLYYYMAKFEPNLPSFSQFLKMKENFNSTYVNLNRVEYWNEHVSGWTKNDDFDVCTISYEDLFYRYNKTVHILADFLNIPIAPDGVRKVDLQKPNLIEKIMNKMNVYSLPSSAIAPRKGVVGDWMNCFSEEDLDFFNSIATELMVELNYYKQNR, from the coding sequence ATGACATTTTATGATATATCACCAATTGTTATTATTTCTCATAGAAGGTCTGGAACACATTGGTCAATTGATACAATTAGGAATAATTTGGTCGGTGTAGGGTCTGAATACTACAATCTTGATAGGATACAAAAAAAAAACAAATACCATCTTTCTATAGATGAATTTATGGGCAATGTAGAAAAATGCAACGGTATACCTGTTTTAAAGTCACATATGGCTTCTGACTTTACTCCTTTTTCAGGGGATGAAAAACAATTCGTTCAAGACTTGTTAGCGAATTCCAAAATAATTTATATATATAGGGATGGAAGGGATGTACTGACTTCACTCTACTATTATATGGCAAAATTTGAGCCTAATTTGCCTTCATTTTCTCAGTTTTTAAAAATGAAAGAAAACTTCAATTCAACTTATGTTAATTTAAACAGGGTTGAGTATTGGAATGAACATGTATCGGGTTGGACAAAAAACGATGACTTTGATGTATGTACCATCTCTTATGAAGATTTATTTTATAGATATAATAAAACAGTACATATATTGGCAGATTTTCTTAATATTCCAATTGCTCCAGATGGTGTTCGTAAAGTGGATTTACAAAAACCAAATCTTATTGAAAAAATTATGAACAAAATGAATGTATATTCTTTGCCTTCTTCAGCTATAGCCCCTCGCAAAGGAGTAGTTGGGGATTGGATGAATTGTTTTTCAGAAGAAGACTTGGATTTTTTCAATTCAATAGCAACAGAATTGATGGTCGAACTAAATTATTATAAACAGAATAGGTGA
- a CDS encoding FkbM family methyltransferase: MGFCPENIDSQSVIYSMGIGEDVSWDEALIARKNVTIHGFDPTPRAIEYAKNRKLENFIVHPIGVSSKNGYMDFFTPINPSHVSHSLIKKNNTKYSIKVKIKSIDSIMDELNHKKIDILKMDIEGSEYEVIPDMLEKKIFPHQLLIEFHHRFDSFTIKNTTDIIDELIYYSYKISYISKNKQEFAFIRTTE; the protein is encoded by the coding sequence ATGGGGTTTTGTCCAGAAAATATCGATAGTCAAAGTGTGATTTATTCTATGGGCATAGGAGAAGATGTTTCTTGGGATGAAGCTCTCATTGCACGTAAGAATGTAACAATTCATGGATTTGACCCCACCCCAAGAGCAATCGAATATGCTAAAAATAGAAAATTAGAAAATTTTATAGTGCATCCAATAGGAGTTAGTTCTAAAAATGGTTATATGGATTTTTTCACCCCCATAAACCCATCTCATGTTTCCCACTCTTTAATTAAAAAAAATAATACAAAATATAGCATTAAAGTAAAAATAAAGAGTATAGACTCTATAATGGATGAATTAAATCATAAAAAAATCGATATTCTAAAAATGGATATTGAAGGATCTGAGTATGAAGTAATACCCGATATGCTTGAAAAAAAAATATTCCCACATCAATTATTAATAGAATTTCATCATCGATTTGATTCATTCACCATTAAGAATACTACTGACATCATTGATGAATTAATTTATTATTCATACAAAATTAGTTATATTTCAAAAAACAAACAAGAATTTGCATTTATAAGAACAACGGAATGA